Proteins from a single region of Pseudorasbora parva isolate DD20220531a chromosome 22, ASM2467924v1, whole genome shotgun sequence:
- the mkrn2os.1 gene encoding MKRN2 opposite strand, tandem duplicate 1 produces the protein MEKAMIKYRHCGRDVVSFSSDDVSVRQCPVCRQTLTFGLLDAPVAITCPFTNGHKVSCAFLIGSVHGPSHLGEWSDTEIHVGLSNSEGLVYNYTLSGIRRDAQGWENCVCIPLAPPERRELRELWDTELERFSVLPEWTSERFSEERAFGSCCYGFALSFINRMRRLDGRAALSREHFTGCHILPRMKTVSQYINIYHAILQHGFYIMNTPDDT, from the exons ATGGAGAAAGCGATGATTAAATACAGGCACTGTGGAAGAGACGTGGTCAGTTTCTCTTCTGATGACGTCAGTGTCCGGCAGTGTCCGGTGTGTCGTCAGACTCTGACGTTCGGACTTTTAGACGCACCTGTCGCGATTACCTGCCCGTTTACTAACGGACACAAAGTGTCCTGCGCGTTTCTCATAGGATCTGTTCACGGACCATCACATCTCGG AGAATGGAGTGACACGGAGATACACGTGGGGCTTTCAAACTCAGAAG GTCTGGTCTATAACTACACCCTGTCCGGGATCCGGAGAGACGCTCAGGGCTGGGAAAACTGCGTCTGCATCCCACTCGCTCCTCCGGAGAGACGGGAGCTCAGGGAATTATGGGATACCGAGCTGGAGCGGTTCTCCGTCCTTCCAGAATGGACGTCAGAGCG GTTTTCTGAGGAGCGAGCGTTTGGCTCGTGCTGTTACGGCTTCGCTCTGAGCTTCATAAACCGCATGCGTCGGCTGGATGGAAGAGCGGCTCTGAGCAGAGAACACTTCACTGGATGCCACATTTTACCCAGAATGAAGACGGTGTCCCAATACATCAACATCTATCATGCAATATTACAACATGGATTTTACATAATGAATACACCGGATGACACGTGA